CATGCTTGGAACTGCAAAGCGCGTATTCATAACAAAGGATGAAACAACCATCATTGATGGCTCTGGATCTGCTCAAGAAATTGAGGCACGTTGCTCTCAAATTCGTCAACAAGTTGAGGATACTTCTTCTGATTATGACCGTGAAAAGCTTCAAGAGCGCCTTGCAAAGCTCGCTGGGGGTGTTGCTATCATTCGTGTAGGTGGTGTGACTGAAATCGAAGTGAAGGAACGCAAGGATCGTGTAGAAGATGCAATGCATGCAACACGTGCCGCTGTAAAGGAAGGTATTGTTGCAGGCGGTGGTGTGGCTCTTCTTTATTCAGAAAGTTCGCTTTCTGCTCTTAAGCCTTTCAATGATGATCAACGTGTTGGAATTGATATTGTCCGTCGGGCACTTCAGTCCCCCATTCGACAAATTGCTATGAATGCGGGTGTTGATGGGTCTATTGTTGTTGGAAAATTGATTGACCAAAAAGATCCTAACTTTGGGTATGATGCTCAAACAAACCAATATGGAGATATGTTGAAGTTTGGTATTATTGATCCAACCAAAGTTGTCAGAACAGCGCTTCAAGACGCAGCATCGGTTGCAGGTCTTTTAATTACAACCGAAGCGATGGTTGGTGAAGAACCTGAGCAAAAATCTGCAATGCCTGGTGGTATGGGCGGCGGTATGGGCGGTATGGGCGGTATGGGGGGTATGGGGGGTATGGATTTTTAATCTAACCCATTATCTATTCAGACTCCATGTCTATCAAAGTAAAAAGGGGCCAATTTGGCCCCTTTTTAATGGTTCAAACTTTAAAAACTTTAACGTGAAATCCAGCCCCCTCCAAGAACCTGACTGTTTTTATAAAAAACACAAGCTTGTCCTGCAGATATGCCAAATTCAGGGGTTTCAAAAGTAATTTGAGCTGTTTTCTCTCCAAGATTCAGAAAAGCGGTGGCAGGCAAGGGCTCTTGAGAAGAACGCACCTTAACATGACATGAAATTGAAGTATCTGCAGGAGACTGACTTAGCCAATTAACATCATTTAAATAAATTTCTTTTTTTGCTAAAGAAGATTGTGGTCCCACAATAACTTGATGTTTTTCAGGGTTTAATCGAATGACATAAAGAGGTTCACCATTATTAGGGTTTGAAGACAGGTTAAGGCCTTTCCTCTGTCCTATTGTAAAATTGATAATTCCTGAATGCTTTCCAAGAACATGCCCAGCCTCATCAAGAATTTCACCACTTTCTAAAGCACCAGGGCGTAGTTTTTCAACAACTTGAGCATAATTTCCATTGGGTACAAAGCAAATATCTTGGCTATCTGGTTTATCAGCTACATTCAGGCCAAGACGATACGCATGAAGCCGAGTTTCTTCTTTCGTCATATGCCCTAAGGGAAATCTTAAATAATCAAGCTGATCGGTGGTTGTTGCAAACAAAAAATAGCTTTGATCTTTTTTTGAATTTTGAGCACGGTGAAGCTCAGGCCCGTGCTGGCCAAGACGTCTTTCTACATAATGACCTGTTGCAAGAGCATGGCCCCCCAAATCTTTGGCAACTTTAAAAAGATCTCTGAATTTGACGCGTTGATTGCATCTTACACAGGGAATGGGGGTTTCGCCCCTAAGATAACTGTCAGCAAAATCTTCAATGACAGATTCTTTAAAAACACTTTCATAATCAAGAACATAATGAGGAAATCCAAATTTTTCTGCAACCAAAGAAGCATCATAAATGTCTTGCCCAGCACAACAGGCGCCTTTTTTTCCAAGGCTCATGCCATAATCATAGAGTTGGAGCGTGATTCCAATAACATTAAACCCAGCTTCATGGAGGAGCGCTGCTGTGACAGAGCTATCAACCCCACCTGACATCGCAACAATAATGCGTGTTTGGGAGGGATTTGAAAAGCCCAAAGAAGTTAAATCAAGGCCTGACATTACGTTTTACTCAGATTAAATATTTTTAAGGAAAATCAATATATCTAAAATTTTTCCAAAAAAGAAGCATTCCTTTATAAGAAGAGTTAATTTGATCATTGACAGTCGCACATCCTCTCGTTAATTTACAAACACATCTGGAGGGGTGGCCGAGTGGCTGAAGGCGGCGGTTTGCTAAACCGTTATACGGTGAATAGCCGTATCGAGGGTTCGAATCCCTTCCCCTCCTCCAGTTTTAAATGGTTGTATATTCATATGACTATAATTAAATACGATGATAATGAATTTTCCTATCATTCCTCCTGAGCATACATAAGAGTAGATACTATTATCGAATATTTCAAAAATCGATGATAACATCATTTCTTATCAGCATTTCTAATAATAACTTGGAGCATTATTCTCGAAGTCTTCTAAACCATTGGTTGGTGACGTTGGTTTTTCCGTCCAGTTTAGAGGAGAGTTATTTTAAGCAATATTAAATCTTTTCATTTTTTTGCTAAAGAGCATAGGATTTTAATTCTTCAAGGAGTTAGAAATAGCCTGGTCCCAAAGATTAAAAATTAAATTAGGATGAAACTGCTCAGAGAGTTGTTTTGCATTTTGAGAAAGTTTCACCCGTTGATTTGTATCTTTTAAAAGTTCAAGAGAAATCTGCGTGAGAGCTTCAATATCCCCAATGGGAAAAAGTCGTCCGTTAATATGATCTTGTATAATATCAATGTTTCCAGAACAATTGGAGGCTATTACAGGTAGACCAATAGCCATGGCTTCACATAAAGCATTTGGGAATCCTTCGTAATGTGAGGGAAAGATGAAAAGATCTGCTTTAAGAAGAGAGGTCTGAATCTCTTTAAGAGCACCTGGGAGAAAGACTTTATTTTCTAAATTCAAGAAAGAAATAAGCTTTTCAAGATTTTTACGTTCTTGACCTTCTCCATAAATGGTAAGTATTAAATTAGAATACTGCTGTAGGAGGTTTGAAAAGGTATAAATAAGTGTATCAAAACCTTTAAAGGGGCAGAGTCTTCCTATAGATACAATATGTTGAGGCATTAAATTAACATCTTGTTTTGTTTTATTTGGAATAAGAACAGCATTTGGAATAACAGAAACATTTTTTAAATTTTTAAAATATTGAGCCGCTGATTCCGTTTGAACGATAACTTGGCTTGCTTTTGAATAGAAAAGTCCTCGTAATTTTTGATAAAGTAAGGGAATTTTATGATATTTTGGATGGGTCCGCTCAGAAACAATAACAGGAATCTTTAAGCCAAGTGAGGATATCAGGGTTGTGATATTCATGATGTCAACAAAAGACACAATGAGATCAGGTTTAAGCTTTTGAATTTTTTTTCTTAACGAGAGAAAACGATCTGAAATGGCTTTAAGACGATTTATACATGAAGTTTCTGGTTTATTTTTATTCAATTGAAAAATATTAATTTTAGAATTTAAAGGATAAAAAGGAGGGGATTCAGGACGATCAAGCGTAATGAGTGAGATTTTATGACCTTGTGAGGCCCAATGGTTTGCAAGAATTGATAAAACGCGTTGAGCGCCACCAGAATTGAGAGAAGAAATAATGAGAGCAAGGTGCATTGGCACGTGTGAATTATCTTTTAAAAAGAATATAAGCTAAATGATTTGATTTTTTAGATTTAATATTTATAAATTTAAATTTATTTCTTAAAAAGAACATTTTATATTGTGACTTTAAATAGTAATGGTCACCCGTTACCGGATCTGGCGGGAAATAAATATTCTGGAATGATCCCTTTAAACGTTTTGAACCGATGTTTTGGAGTTTCTTAAAATGTTTGAAGAAAGAGAGAGGAAAATACTTTGAGGAAACTATAAGGGATGCTAAATAATTTAAATAACATTTAAAATAAAGATTTTTAGATATAAAAAGCTCACCTACCATAATTAAAAATCCTCCCTTTTTAAGGAGCCGATAGGATTCTTGCAAAAGTACATCAGGATTTTCTGCATGATGAAAAGCTTGGGCCATTACAATAAAGTCCAAGCTTTCTGAAGGTAATTTAATGTCATAAAAAGATCCAAGACATAATGTGAGCTTTTCGGGGGAAATTTTATAATGCTCAAGTAATTTACTTCCTAAGTCGAATACATTTTTCCGAGAATAATCAATAGCATAAAATTGAGTTATTAACGGATAGTTTTTTAAGATAAAAGCTGTTAACCACATGGATCCTGCTGCAAAATCAGCGCCTACACCTGAAATTTTTTTTCCTAATTTTTCTAAACAAAGACAAGCTCTTTTAAAATCTTCTAGAAATCCTTCTTCTTCAATATATGTCTCTACTTCATTAAAATTATTAATTAGGTTATTAAAAGTGCCTCCAATATCTTTATTCTCCCAGTAATCTTGATACTTTTCTTTATTTTCCTTCCATATTTGAATATTATAGGTCATTTTTGGTCCTTTGGAACAAATGTAATTTTATTATTCAATAAAGAGCTCATTTTTAAGCTAAGATTTTCTTAAAGTAATCTATTGTTAATTTTAATCCATCTTTAAGTGAAGTAGTTGGAGTCCAATCAAGGTATTTCTTTGCTTTTGATATATCTGGTTGACGTTGTTTAGGGTCATCTTGAGGAAGAGATTTATATTCAATTTCAAGCTTTTTTCCCATAAGCTCCATTATTGTTTCAGCTAAGCAATTCATTGTTATGGGTTGGGGGTTGCCAAGGTTTATAGGTGTTGTGATACTATTTCCAAGTTTCATCAATTTTAAGAGGCCATCTACAAGATCATTAATATAACAAAAACTCCGTGTTTGAGATCCGTCACCATAAATTGTTAATTTATTGTTACGTAATGCTTGTACGATAAAGTTACTGACGACTCTTCCATCATCAGGTCTCATATAAGGACCATAGGTATTGAAAATCCGAGCAACTCTTATTTGAACATTGTATTCTCTATGGTAATCAAAAAATAAAGTTTCAGCAGATCTTTTTCCTTCATCATAACAACTGCGTATTCCTATTGGATTGACACGCCCCCAATATTCTTCATGCTGAACCTCTATTTCAGGATCTCCATAAACTTCACTTGTTGAAGCTTGTAAAATTTTAGAATTATTCATTTTAGCAAGATCAAGCATATTTATAGCACCCATGACATTAGTTATTATAGTTTTTACGGGGTCTGATTGATAATAAACGGGACTTGCAGGACATGCTAAATTATAGATTTCTTCCACTTGTGCTTTAAAGGGCTGAGTTACATCATGCCTTACAAGTTCAAAATAAGGACTCTTAAGAAGATCAGAAATATTTTCTTTTCTTCCTGTAAAGAAATTATCAAGGCAAATCACATCATAATTTAAATCAAGAAGTTTTCTGCATAAATGCGTTCCTATAAATCCTGCACCACCAGTAACGAGCACTCTTTCTTTAAACATTGGCATTCCTTAGAAAAGTTTTGAAGCGTTGTAAGAGAAGATATGAAATTTGTTTGTTAACTTGAATAAAGTGGTAACATGATAAATGAAAAAACTTAATAATAGAAATGTAATCTTCTTTTAATAAGTTATAAAAGCACCTTGTTAAGCGAAAATAATAAATTACTAATTTTTTGATGTTCGTGCGGTTATGACTAATTCCATTCTGATGGACTCGATATTTTATGAGAGGTAGGTTAAGATAATAAATAGGATATTTTGCAACAATTTTTGTTATAAAGAGAAAATCTTCTGAAGCTTTTAAGCTAAGCCGTTCATCAAAATAATGTCCGGCTTGAACAACATCTCGATGAATCATAAGAGAGGAAAATGTTACTTTATTTTGATAAAGTTGATCTTTGAATGTTGTTATTTTATCTTTTGAGGAATTATAAGGAAAAGAAAGAACCAGATCATTTTCATCAATATAACTCGAATTTGTATAGCATAATTTAATAGAAGGATTATCTTGAAATGCTTTTATTTGAAGAGATATTTTATCTGCTTCCCAAATATCGTCATCATCACAAAAAGCGATAAAATTTCCTTTAGATTTTTTAATACCATAATTTCGTGGAACAGCAGGCCTGCCTGAATGTTTTATTGTATGAAACTGCAGTCGATTATCTGAAAATTTTTCAACAACAGAATGTGTATTATCAGAGCTGCCATCATCAATGACAAGTATTTCTAAATTAGAATATGTTTGAGAAAGAATGGAATTTAAAGTTTTTTTAAGAAACTCTTTTCTATTGAAAGTCGTAACAATAACGGAGATGAGAGGATTTTTATGCATTTTATTTATAAGGCTGATAAGTAAAAGATATATTGTACATAATCGAATATATTAAAAACGTCTAATTTTATTTCTGATATTATAGAGCTACCAATCAAAAATCATAAAATAATATCTATTCCACATTTTTTTAGAAAAGTAGTTTTATACTGGACACTGTTTTTTTATTCTAATTAAGATTTGGTTCCCAAAATTATTTTCTTCAATTACTTTTTTATACTCCTGATCAAATCTATAAATTAAATTTGCAAGATAATCTCCAATGAAACTTTTATCTTGTTCTAAAACCATCTTAATATCTTCTGGCAATCGATCTCCCCCCACAAGGCAATTATTATTGATTGGTTTTTGATTAAAATACCAATGCAAATGATTATAGAGGCTATAACCTTGTTTCGTTTGAACAGATGTATGGATGGTTCTGTCCTTTTTAAGATGGTTCAATAAAGAATTTATAGCTTTGAAGGAATAATACCCGATAGCGCATTCATCATAAAAGAAATGTTGATATCCTGGGTTATGCCAAACATCTTTTAAAACATCATTTAGATTAGGGGTTATAAAAATAATTTCTCCTCCTGGCTCAAGAAGGTTTAAGAGATTATTAAAAAATGAAAGGGGGTGTTTTATATACTCCAAACAGTAAAAAGAAAATATTTTTTTAAATTTAGTTTTAGAAGAAATATAATCCTCAAGAGAAGGCTTGCAATTTATACCAAGTTTTTCCTTAACGTATTCTAACCTTACAGGGTTTATTTCAAGGCCATAGGGAACAGCCCCAAATTCTTTTGCTGCCTTTAAAAAATAACCCCATGAACATCCTATCTCTAAGATTTTTGCACCCACATCTTCTTTATTAAGATAATCAGAGACATAAGTTTTAGATTGATTATAACCATTCTCAAAATCTTTTTCTTGTTTAGGAATATCAAGGCCTGCAGATTCTAATCGCGTTTTATCAAGTTGGTTGTTTGACAGTAAAGCGTCATTCTCATGAGAAAAAAACTCAAAATCACACACATGACAATAATGGAGAGTTGCTTCTTTTTTTGATCGTAATTGAACGGTTTTTTTAACGGTTGCCTGATTACAAATCCAACAGTTAATTGTCATTGTGTAACTCCAAAGGTTTGATCAGCCCAATTTTTAAAATTTGTTAATCCCAACTTAAGATCATATTGTGGATTATAATCGAGTTGTTTTTTTGCTTTAGAAATATCAGCATAGCATCCCATAATGTCGCCAGGGCTGGCTTCAACAATTTCAATTGTAATGTTTTTATTATGAAGAACTGCGAGTGCGTCAATTAATTCTTTTATTGTTGTCTTAGATCCAGATCCAACATTAAAGATTTGATTAGGAATATCTTTTTTAAGACAAAGCATCCACGCTGAAACAACATCATCAATATAAACCAAATCTCTAAATCTTTCTGAACTCCCTTGAAGAGGGATATGATTTCCTTCCCGTACATAGCTTAAAAAAATGCTAACCATTCCTTGATCTTTTCTTGAAAGATCTTGGCCGGGCCCATAGACATTAAACATTCTAAGAGCATTCCAACGAATTCCAAGTTTTTCAGCATAAACTTTTAGATATTGTTCTCCTGTTAATTTTCCAACGCCATAGAGAGATTTTGGATCGCAAGGCAAAGTTTCTGTTAGCATTTCATGACTTGAGTTATCACCATAAACGGTAAAAGAAGAGGCAAAGAGAATTCTGGGAATTTTAAGATGATCACAAAGACGAATAATATTTAAAGTTCCAAGGATGTTAATTTTTAAATCAAGCTCTGGATTCTTAAAGGAGGCAGGCCCTGATGACTGGGCTGCTAAATGAAGGACGACATCAAAAGTTCTATTTTGAAGATTGGTTTTGAGAGATTCATAATTCGTGATATCTGCACAAATTAACTCATGCTGATTTTCTGAATTTTTAAGAGAAGTTGTAAGATTGTCTAAAATGGTAATTTCATGATTTTCTGTTTGAAGTTTCTGGATAATATGAGAACCTATATATCCCATTCCACCTGTAATAAGAATTTTCATTGTTCCCTCACAAAGGTTTCCATTGATTTGATGAATCTTTCCATAAGATTTTGAGGAGCTAATGTTATTGTAATACAATTATCCCAAGGTGAAGCCCAAGGACCTTTTACATAAATTTTCTGGTTTCTTAAGAATTCAACACATTTTTTTGTTTGTTCGTTTGATTTTAAAGTAATTAAAAGATAGTTGCCTTTTTCACCTCTTGATGGAATTCCGAGTTTTTGAAGTGCTTCCTTAACGTAAATTCTTGATTGATTAATTTGATGTGTGTAGTTTTTTACAATCTCAAAATGATCTAAAAGATATTCAGCCATAGCGGCACTAAAAGAATTGGCTTCATGGGCGAAACGTGTTTTACATAATAAATCCATATTCTCCGAAGTTGAGACCATATACCCAAGCCGTGCCGATGGAATTCCAAATGCTTTTGAAAATGTGCGCATAACGACAACGTTTTCAAACTCCTTTAAAAGAGGAAGGGCAGAATCTGCTCCAAAATAATGATAGGCTTCATCAACAACAAACAAACATCCAACTTCTAAACATTTTTGAGCAATGGTTCTTAGTTCATCTAAAGAAAAACAAGACTCAATGGGTTGATTGGGATTAGGCAAAAATAGAATCGCTGGCTTTTGATTTAGGAATGATTCGAATGCCGCCCAATCGGGGGTGTAATCTGACTTGTATCCAATATGAATAAGCTTAGCTTGAAATAACTTAGCATATACGTCGTACATTGCATATGTTGGTGCAAAGACACCAATTTTTTCACCAGGCTCAACAAGAATTTCAAATAAGGTTTTAATCACACCATCAATTCCAGATGAAACAAGGATTTGTTCCTCTTCAACATTCAAATGGGTGGCCAGCTTTTTATAAAGTCCAGAAAGATCTGGATAGGTGCTGAAAAAAGAAGCTGGTTTGGATGCTAAGACAGCCTCAATAAAATTTTCAGGCCAATTGTCGGCTTTTTCATTTCTGTCTAATCGAAGTCCATTGCTTAAATCGCGTGTTTCTGGAATTCGAATGCGCTTAATATCTCTTAAATAGCTCTTTTTCTTTAAAAACATTTATTTTCCTTCCGTAAAAAGTTTATGGATTCTAGAATAGTCTGGGGCCTTATAATAGATGTCAAAATAGCTTTTAAATTTTTTTGATTGATCTTGATAATAATGCACATTTTCTATGAGTTTTTCGACCTTTTGAGAAACATCCGAAATATCCTTTCCTTTTATAGATATATCTGGGATTCTATCAAGATCAATTTGTAAATCTGAGTTCATAAAAACAGCAGGAATTCCTCGAGCTGCTGCATTGAAGCAAATGGAGTTTGAATTGTAAAAAACCAAGCAAGCTTTTTCTAAAAGTTCATCGGCGCTTAAAGGAGACCATTCAAGATCGATTCCTGGATTGGAAAAAAAATTCTGAATTTTCTCTTTATTTTCAGGAGAGATTAAAGGATGAAAATTAATAACAAGCGTTACATTTTTTTGAAGAGAAGGCTTTAATTTTTTAATAATCTTTATGGATGTTGAGATAAGTTCTAAAGAGTCATAAAATTGTATAGAACAAGCACATAAAATGACCTTTTTTTTGTAATGTGAATTGACCGGGAATTGTGAATTTTTTAATACCCGTTGAAATCGAAAATTTCCAAAGAGAGAACAGTCTTTTGTCCCCCTTTTTTCTATCCAATTTTTGAAAAAAGTATCACTTAATAAGAGAGAAGGACCCATTTTTTCATGAATATAAGTATCAGAAAAGTAAGCAGTCAAATATTCTTTTGCAAATGGAAAGTGCTGGTAAGCATAAATTTTATGAGTGGGAAGTACTTTTTTAAAGGCTAAACTTAAGACCTTTTCCCAAGGTTGATTTTCAAAAGGGTAAATAAGTTTTACAGAAGGGTTTTTTAAGAATGTAAAAAGAGTGGTGGCGGCTGTATAGACTTCTAAAGCATGCAAAAGACGATACTTTAAGGTATCTTTTAAGCAAAACCATTTCCATAAAGAAGAAAAATCTATTCCTTCCATTTTGAAAGGATGATTATAATATTTTAAAAAATAAAAAGATTTAAAAAAGAGTTTAAAAAGATCTGAAATTTTAAGAAAATCTTGTAAGAGATAAAAATTATTTTTTTGTTTAATTGCTTCTTTTGCAATTTTTTTGAATGAATCAATAAAATTAAGAGGTTTTCCAACGATTGAAACTTTAAATCTCATATCAGCTAACTTTGAGAGTAAATCACCAAAATATCGGTCATTTAAAAAAAGATCATTATTTGTAAAAGAGCTTTCTCCTACCCAATTGATGCAAAGAACATCCGATTTTTCAAGAGCGCGCGTTTGTATTTTAGAGCGACAATAGTATCTCAAGAAATGAAGATACAATATGTTGTATAAACTTTGACAGAAATAGCAAACTTTTTGGAAAAGATGGCCAGTGAGTCTTTTTAGCAATTTCAAATAACTGATATGAGCTATTATCTTAAAACCATTTTTTCTAAGAAGGGATGCGTAAATATAAACTTGCTCGTCATCATCACAGATAAATATAACATCTTCAT
This DNA window, taken from Pseudomonadota bacterium, encodes the following:
- a CDS encoding methyltransferase domain-containing protein; protein product: MTYNIQIWKENKEKYQDYWENKDIGGTFNNLINNFNEVETYIEEEGFLEDFKRACLCLEKLGKKISGVGADFAAGSMWLTAFILKNYPLITQFYAIDYSRKNVFDLGSKLLEHYKISPEKLTLCLGSFYDIKLPSESLDFIVMAQAFHHAENPDVLLQESYRLLKKGGFLIMVGELFISKNLYFKCYLNYLASLIVSSKYFPLSFFKHFKKLQNIGSKRLKGSFQNIYFPPDPVTGDHYYLKSQYKMFFLRNKFKFINIKSKKSNHLAYILFKR
- a CDS encoding glycosyltransferase, whose amino-acid sequence is MHKNPLISVIVTTFNRKEFLKKTLNSILSQTYSNLEILVIDDGSSDNTHSVVEKFSDNRLQFHTIKHSGRPAVPRNYGIKKSKGNFIAFCDDDDIWEADKISLQIKAFQDNPSIKLCYTNSSYIDENDLVLSFPYNSSKDKITTFKDQLYQNKVTFSSLMIHRDVVQAGHYFDERLSLKASEDFLFITKIVAKYPIYYLNLPLIKYRVHQNGISHNRTNIKKLVIYYFRLTRCFYNLLKEDYISIIKFFHLSCYHFIQVNKQISYLLLQRFKTFLRNANV
- the mnmA gene encoding tRNA 2-thiouridine(34) synthase MnmA yields the protein MSGLDLTSLGFSNPSQTRIIVAMSGGVDSSVTAALLHEAGFNVIGITLQLYDYGMSLGKKGACCAGQDIYDASLVAEKFGFPHYVLDYESVFKESVIEDFADSYLRGETPIPCVRCNQRVKFRDLFKVAKDLGGHALATGHYVERRLGQHGPELHRAQNSKKDQSYFLFATTTDQLDYLRFPLGHMTKEETRLHAYRLGLNVADKPDSQDICFVPNGNYAQVVEKLRPGALESGEILDEAGHVLGKHSGIINFTIGQRKGLNLSSNPNNGEPLYVIRLNPEKHQVIVGPQSSLAKKEIYLNDVNWLSQSPADTSISCHVKVRSSQEPLPATAFLNLGEKTAQITFETPEFGISAGQACVFYKNSQVLGGGWISR
- a CDS encoding glycosyltransferase family 4 protein, translating into MPMHLALIISSLNSGGAQRVLSILANHWASQGHKISLITLDRPESPPFYPLNSKINIFQLNKNKPETSCINRLKAISDRFLSLRKKIQKLKPDLIVSFVDIMNITTLISSLGLKIPVIVSERTHPKYHKIPLLYQKLRGLFYSKASQVIVQTESAAQYFKNLKNVSVIPNAVLIPNKTKQDVNLMPQHIVSIGRLCPFKGFDTLIYTFSNLLQQYSNLILTIYGEGQERKNLEKLISFLNLENKVFLPGALKEIQTSLLKADLFIFPSHYEGFPNALCEAMAIGLPVIASNCSGNIDIIQDHINGRLFPIGDIEALTQISLELLKDTNQRVKLSQNAKQLSEQFHPNLIFNLWDQAISNSLKN
- a CDS encoding class I SAM-dependent methyltransferase; translated protein: MTINCWICNQATVKKTVQLRSKKEATLHYCHVCDFEFFSHENDALLSNNQLDKTRLESAGLDIPKQEKDFENGYNQSKTYVSDYLNKEDVGAKILEIGCSWGYFLKAAKEFGAVPYGLEINPVRLEYVKEKLGINCKPSLEDYISSKTKFKKIFSFYCLEYIKHPLSFFNNLLNLLEPGGEIIFITPNLNDVLKDVWHNPGYQHFFYDECAIGYYSFKAINSLLNHLKKDRTIHTSVQTKQGYSLYNHLHWYFNQKPINNNCLVGGDRLPEDIKMVLEQDKSFIGDYLANLIYRFDQEYKKVIEENNFGNQILIRIKKQCPV
- a CDS encoding NAD-dependent epimerase/dehydratase family protein, yielding MKILITGGMGYIGSHIIQKLQTENHEITILDNLTTSLKNSENQHELICADITNYESLKTNLQNRTFDVVLHLAAQSSGPASFKNPELDLKINILGTLNIIRLCDHLKIPRILFASSFTVYGDNSSHEMLTETLPCDPKSLYGVGKLTGEQYLKVYAEKLGIRWNALRMFNVYGPGQDLSRKDQGMVSIFLSYVREGNHIPLQGSSERFRDLVYIDDVVSAWMLCLKKDIPNQIFNVGSGSKTTIKELIDALAVLHNKNITIEIVEASPGDIMGCYADISKAKKQLDYNPQYDLKLGLTNFKNWADQTFGVTQ
- a CDS encoding SDR family oxidoreductase, whose protein sequence is MFKERVLVTGGAGFIGTHLCRKLLDLNYDVICLDNFFTGRKENISDLLKSPYFELVRHDVTQPFKAQVEEIYNLACPASPVYYQSDPVKTIITNVMGAINMLDLAKMNNSKILQASTSEVYGDPEIEVQHEEYWGRVNPIGIRSCYDEGKRSAETLFFDYHREYNVQIRVARIFNTYGPYMRPDDGRVVSNFIVQALRNNKLTIYGDGSQTRSFCYINDLVDGLLKLMKLGNSITTPINLGNPQPITMNCLAETIMELMGKKLEIEYKSLPQDDPKQRQPDISKAKKYLDWTPTTSLKDGLKLTIDYFKKILA
- a CDS encoding histidinol-phosphate aminotransferase family protein, encoding MFLKKKSYLRDIKRIRIPETRDLSNGLRLDRNEKADNWPENFIEAVLASKPASFFSTYPDLSGLYKKLATHLNVEEEQILVSSGIDGVIKTLFEILVEPGEKIGVFAPTYAMYDVYAKLFQAKLIHIGYKSDYTPDWAAFESFLNQKPAILFLPNPNQPIESCFSLDELRTIAQKCLEVGCLFVVDEAYHYFGADSALPLLKEFENVVVMRTFSKAFGIPSARLGYMVSTSENMDLLCKTRFAHEANSFSAAMAEYLLDHFEIVKNYTHQINQSRIYVKEALQKLGIPSRGEKGNYLLITLKSNEQTKKCVEFLRNQKIYVKGPWASPWDNCITITLAPQNLMERFIKSMETFVREQ